A DNA window from Coffea arabica cultivar ET-39 chromosome 6c, Coffea Arabica ET-39 HiFi, whole genome shotgun sequence contains the following coding sequences:
- the LOC113692151 gene encoding phospholipase A2-alpha, with the protein MASTPHESLKSAAAAQLLIFLLFTLQFSAIPTNALNIGLQLDPGVKLKKECSSTCESTFCGVAPFLRYGKYCGLLYSGCPGEAPCDGLDACCMAHDKCIQSKNNDYLSQECNQNLLNCVNGFYKSGARTFKGNTCSVDEVVFLMRKVIGAAILAGRILHHKQDGV; encoded by the exons ATGGCGTCTACTCCCCATGAGTCATTGAAGTCAGCAGCAGCAGCACAGCTTCTCATATTTTTGCTTTTCACCCTTCAGTTTTCTGCTATTCCTACTAATGCACTGAATATTGGTTTGCAGTTAGATCCAGGCGTCAAATTG AAAAAAGAGTGTAGCAGTACATGTGAATCCACGTTCTGTGGAG TTGCTCCATTTCTAAGATACGGGAAGTATTGTGGGCTTCTGTATAGCGGTTGTCCAGGGGAGGCGCCATGTGATGGTTTAGATGCTTGCTGTATGGCGCATGATAAATGCATTCAAAGCAAAAACA ATGACTATCTTAGCCAAGAGTGCAACCAAAATCTCCTCAATTGCGTGAATGGATTCTACAAGTCAGGGGCACGAACTTTTAAAGGGAACACTTGTTCAGTGGATGAAGTTGTTTTCCTTATGAGAAAGGTGATTGGTGCAGCCATATTGGCTGGAAGAATattgcatcataaacaagatGGAGTGTAG